The following is a genomic window from Photobacterium sp. GJ3.
ACCGCTAGTCTATTGGTTTCAATATCTGGATAAATAAGCAATTTCAGAACGGTAGATGCCAAAAATGAAATCTAACTATTCCCTCGACGATCTGCGCTGCTTTTGTACCGTTGCCCGAATGGGCAGCTTTAAAGCCGCGGCAGAACAGTTAGGCATGCCACTGTCCACGCTCAGCCGACGCATCCGCCAGCTGGAAACGGATCTTCAATTGCGGCTACTGAACCGCGACGCCCACCGTGTGTCACTCACCCATACCGGTCAGCAGTATTTTGAGCGCTCCGGAGCGCTGTTTGATGAATTAAGTGACATTGGGGAAGACTTGCACCGGGATAAGCATGAACCCCAAGGGAAAATCCGGATCAGTGCACCAATCAATGCAGGCTCCCAGTTTTTGCGGACCATCTTTTTTGACTTCCTGCAGCAATATCCGGATATCCAGCTCGACCTGCAATTTTCAAATTCACTGATCGATATTGAAGCACAGGCAATGGATGTTGTGTTTCGGGTTGGCAGCCCTGTGGTGGAAAACTGGATTGCACGCCCATTGAAAGACATCCATTTTATTGTCTGCGGACACCCGGATTATCCGGTTCAGGCCATCACGCATCCAGAGATGCTGAGCGAACATCCGTCGATTGTCTGCCACCCGATGTCAATCTGGCAATTGGTCCATCCGAAAAGCGGTCTGGAATATGACCACCAGCCCGCCAAAGGGTTACGGCTGGAAGTCGATGAAATCCGGATGCTGACCCATGCCATTCAGTCAGGCCTGGGGATTGGTTACATCCCGGATTATTTTGCCGTGCCCATGATTAAGCAGGGTGAGCTCAGCCGTGTCCTGGCCGACTGGCAAAGTCAACCCAGAACGCTGTTCATGCTCTATCGCGATCGGGATCATCTGCCGATGCGGGTACGCTTATTTGTTGAGTTCGTGATGGCACGGTTTGAGTCTATGACATAATCCGTTACCTGCTCACGCACCACCTTATCTGCTTACGCAATCAATACACTTAAGCAACAACTCGTCTGTCGCCTCTACAAAAGCTTGAATCATCTTAGGTCCACCATGTCCTTCGTCCTCCACGATTACAAAAGTAGCAGAGCTCCAAGCATTATTGAGTTTCCACGCTGTTTCAATAGGGGAGCTAACATCTAATCTCCCATGGATCAGAACTCCTGGGATTGAATTTAACCTCTCCATGTTATTGACAAGTTGTGAATTATCCATAAACGCACCATGTTTCCAAAAGTGAATCACTTGTGTGGCGAACACTGCTCGATATGTATCATCATCGAATGACGGGTTAGGTGTAGACAACGGGTCGAGTGATACATGAGCGATTTCCCATTGGCACCAAGCATCATAGGCTCGTTGACGAACACCAACATCATGACTTAAGACACTGTCATAATAAGCATCAATTAGTCTTTGTCCTAATTTAGGACATACAGCTTCGTTAAATTTTTTCCATTCCTCTGGGAAAATAGCTCTGATATCTTCGGTAATCCACCTAACTTCGCTAGGTGTTGCCAAATTTATCGCTGCTAAAACTAGACCACTAACACGGGATGGATATGCTTGGGCATATGCAAGAGCGAGGGTCGTTCCCCAAGACATGCCACTAACCAACCAAGAGGAAATATTCAAGTGAACCCTTAGTTTCTCAATGTCTAGAATATATTCATTGGTAACAAATTTATGAAGAAAATCCAAGGAGTCAGTGATCAACGGTCGACTACGGCCACATCCTCGCTGTTCAAAAGATATGATCAGATATTTTTGAGGATTGTAACGGCGACGATAACCTTTTTTAATGCCACCTCCAGGACCTCCGTGCAAATAGAGCGCTGGTATTCCATTTGGGTTCCCTGAAGCTTCCCAATATATAAAAATACCGTCATCAACTTCAAGAAGACCTGATTTAAAAGGTTCGATCGCTGGATAAAGAAATTCCATATAGTCACCTACTATTCATTTAAACAATTAATTCACTATGGTTCGAACAGAACCAAACTCTTGAAAAGAATTAGCCACCAATGGGAAGCCTTAGTTTCACTAGAAAGTGAGTCGAGTATTTTATAGTACATACATGGTGCTTTCTACTTGGTTTGTTGCCGATGGACTAATCCACAGTGAATTTTATCTCATCAATACTCTTTGGCTGTTTTGCACAATGTGAATAGGTCGGTTTCAGGGTGCTTACCAAGACCAATAGATGCCTTTTTACCTGCTACCGGACTGGTATAACGCAGCAGGAAGCGCTTCCCGCCAGACTTACCAACTAAACAGCGAACGCCTGTAGGTAAACCAGAGTCTTTCATAGCGGATAAATTGACTTCGTAATCAGCGGATTTTGCAGTTCTAGGGTTGGGTTTAAGGTTGTTGAGGAAAGTGGTGGTAAGTCGGGTTTTACTTTGCATAATCAAATACCTATCAGTTAGACAAGTATTTGATTAATATAATTTTCACTTCTAATTTATTCCAGAAAATCCAATAACTTATCAACTCGACGGAGATTATTAACCGTATCTAAAATATCGACACAACCTTCTTTGTTCATACTTATGTAGTCTGTTTGATCTACTAGAACCGTCATATACTTTCCAAGTCCAAACTTAGAGGGCTTAGCAAGCTTGATCCCGTTCTGTTCAGCTTTATTCTTAATCTCTTTATACCACCGAGAGCGCTCTGTTTTGCGTAGCTCCTTATCAGGTACTTTAATTTTGATACAAAGCTGCTGCTCTTCAAGTTGAACATAAACTTCAGAATTATCAACGTCACGCCCAAAACACCAAAAACCCATAAAGCCACCAGAGGGATTAGCTACATACTTCCATCCGCCAGCCCCCAATTCCCAGGGCAAGATCGCGAACGTTTTTTGAACAAAATAGATCAGTTTGACGATCAAGGCTGGCTGTGATCATATACTCCCCTTTTTACGGGAGTTCCTGATGCATATCGATGCTTTTTCTCAATTCTTTTCAGTGATTCAAGACCCACGGCAGTCAGCAAAAATATCGTACCCACTGTTCGACATTTTGTTTCTGACCGTATGCGCCACCATTGCTGGTATGGAGGGCTGGGAAGATATCGAAGACTTTGGCGAAGCTCACCTCAATTGGCTACAGGACAAAGGACTTTTTCGCCAGGGCATCCCTGTCCATGACACGATTGCCAGGGTTGTTTCTTCCATTGAGCCTGACCAGTTTCAAGACTGCTTTTTAAAATGGATGCAGGCAGCCAACGTCCATTCGAATGGCGAGCTTATTGCTATTGACGGCAAGGTGTTACGCAGCTCCTATAACCGAGAAGATCGGCAATCAACGCTCCACATGGTCAGTGCTTTTGCGACAGCCAACGGCGTTGTCATGGGACAAGTTAAAACCCAAGATAAGTCCAATGAAATCACCGCCATCCCTGAGCTGCTCAAGCTGTTAGATATCAAAGGTTGTCTTGTCTCTATCGATGCGATGGGCTGTCAAACCGATATCGCCAAGCAGATAGTTGAGCAAGGTGGCGATTACCTATTAGCAGTCAAAGGCAACCAAAAAAGCCTGGCTAAAGCAGTACAAAAAGCGTTGGCGCCATTGCTCGAAAAAAGCCCAGCGTGTGACATCGAGCGCGGACATGGGCGTATTGAAGCGCGCGAATACCACGTCATGCCAGCGCAGGAGTTGAAGACAGATTTCCCTGATTGGAAAGGGCTTCAAAGCGTCGGTGTTGCTATTGGCTATCGTATTGACTCAGCAGGGAAAGAATCGCTGGAGTACCGCTACTACATTAGCTCTGCGGTGCTCACCCCGAAGGTTTTGCCGATGCAGTCCGAGGTCACTGGGAAATCGAAAATCGGTTGCACTGGGTGCTTGATGTCACGATGAAGGAAGATGCTTGCCAAATCTATCGTGGCAATGCCGCCGAACTCCTGGCTGGTGTGCGTCACATGGCGCTTAACATGCTTCGATTAGAAACAAGCAAAAAGGCGAGTATCAGGCGCAAGCAAAAAATAGCTGCCATGAATATAGCCTATTTGGAGCAAGTAATATTGGCGGGAATCCAAGGTTTGGATAAAAACTGAGCATACGTGCTCTCGCCCTGCCCCAATTCCTTCTGCAAGTGCATATAAAAACCAGCCCATGCTTGTCCTGACCAAGTTTCGGGAGGCGTAGTCAGATAACTATTAACCTTTTTTTCTATTTCCTGTAGATGTCTTCTAAAATCGAGAAAAATTGAGTCATTAATTTTGTCACCCTTATTCAATACATCTAAAAAGTCCTTTCTAGAAAATACCTTGTAACCATTTGATTCGATCGAGCGATAACAAGACTGATCAAAGGTTTTAAAGTATATCGGGAGGATGTTATCTACTTCGTAAGTCCTTCCCTTAATTGCATTGAAATAGCGAGAAAGTTGATCAGAATGTTCACGTGTTTTGGTCTTATCCTCGATGAGAACTACAAATTCATCGTTAACAATGCACAGCACATCTATATGTGAATCTTGTTTTGTAATTTCGACTTTGTTAACAGTTGGCAAGGATTTACCATGCTTACTAAACAATGATTTCAAAAAACTTAAAGCACATTGATGAAGTGCCTCATCGACCTGGCAGTACTGAGGATCTGCCCAAGATAGGAACCAGCATAAAAATGCATCTTGAGACAGCTCACTGGTAGCATATCGAAATAGATTAGGTTTATTCATAGATTGCTCACAACTGAAATATCAAAATAAATCATCGTAACCTAAAATACTCAATATTTTAGTGAGTTAAGTCTTGTAAGTACGACAGTCGAACTGTCAATTCCGAAAAAAAATGTGTAATGTAATTGTCTTATATACCCCAGCGCCCTTCCAACACACACCGCAAAACCGCCTATCTCAAACTGACTTTCGACGACCAATCAAAACGATCAGTTGTTCCATAAAGGCAAAGCCAAAACCTCATAGCACCGTAAAGTCACCATGGTTTTTCCTGTCCGAAGCCCTTGGTAATACTAGCTTGCGAGTTAGCAGTCACCGGAGTTTGTTGGATTTACTGGGATTCCCTTGCGCACAGAATCGTCATGCGATGAACCATATATGGACCATGGGAGAAATTTTAAGACGGATAAAATGAGTCTATTTTGGGAAGAAAAGAGGCGATAGCAGGAAAGGAAAACGGAGGTAAAAACCTGAAAAGCCGAATATTTTCAAGCATCTAAAACGACGAAAGGCCGCTATAAAAGCGACCTTTCTATGTATGGTACCGATGGGAGTACTTGAACCGCCACGCCCGAAACCAACGGATTTTGAAACCGATGTGATCGACATTACCGCCCAGATTGGCAATCATGACTGTGGGATGCGTTGTGTGCTACCGCCGGCCCGGACGGCATGATTTCCGGCCGCTCCTGAACTCTGTCCGGACAAATTGTCCAGTACAACCGGATTGAGCAATTTCTGCCAGGCCTCGCCATTGAACTGCGAGGCCTCCCGAGAGGCCTGAAACAGCCCCTCGGGTGACACAGAGCGGTCAAGCACAGGAGAGAGACTGACCGCACAGCACAGCAATATGCCAACGCATGTATCCTGCCAGATCTCACTCATGATGCCTCTTGAACGTTTTCCAGTGCGGGTGGCTCTGTCGCCGCCGGTGCTTTCTGCTGCCCCCGCTTCGCCAACAGGTAGTAAAACAGCGGGGTCAGCAAAAGTCCGAATACGGTGACACCAATCATGCCGGAGAACACGGCAACCCCCATTGCCTGGCGCATTTCGGCACCCGCGCCGGTCGAATACACCAAGGGTGCGACACCCATGATGAAGGCAATCGAGGTCATCAGAATCGGTCGTAACCGCAACCGGCTGGCTTCCAGAATCGCGTCTTTCACCGAGTACCCCTGATCCTGCAACTCTTTGGCAAACTCGACGATCAGGATGGCATTCTTGGTCGCCAGCCCAACCAGCACGATAAAGCCAATCTGGGTCAGGATATTGTTGTCGCCGCCGTAGAGCACCACCCCACTGAGTGCGGAAAGCAGCGTCAGCGGAATAATCAGAATGATCGCCATCGGCAAGCGGACACTTTCATACTGAGCGGCCAGGACCATGAACACCAGCAGGATCACCAGCGGATACACATAGAGGTTGCTGTCTCCGGTGATCATCTGCTGATAGGTCAGTTCGGTCCACTCGTAATCCATTCCCCGCGGCAGGGTGTCCGCCAGAATTTTCTCGATGGCGGCCTGGGCCTCACCCGAGCTGTAACCCGGTGCCGGACCACCATTGATTTCCGCGGTCATAAAGCCGTTGTAATGCATCACGCGATCTGGCCCGGCGGTATCTTTCACATGGATGAAAGAATCAATCGGCACCATATCTCCCTGATCATTCCGGACTTTGATTTGCCCGACCTGCGCTGCATCCTGACGATACGCCTGATCGGCCTGCATATTGACCTGATAGGTCCGGCCAAACAGATTCAAATCATTGACATAGGTTGAACTCAGATAGCCCTGCAGCGTCTGGAAAAGCATATCCAGATTCACGCCCTGTTGCATGGCTTTGGTTCTGTCAACTTCAATATCCAGTTGCGGCACGTTGACCTGATACCCGGAAAACACCCCGGCCAGCTCCGGCGTCGCCGCTGCCTTTTGCATCACCGTCATCGTCGCCTGATGTAAGGCCTCAAAACCCAGTCCGTTCCGGTCTTCAATCTGCAACCGGAAGCCGCCAATCGTGCCCAAGCCCATCACAGGTGGTGGCGGGAAGACCGCGACAAAGGCTTCTTCAATTCCGGCATATTGCTGATTGAGCCGGGCAGCGATCGCATAGGCACTGTCTGCCGGATCCTGACGCTGATCGAAATCATCCAGCATCACAAACACAATGCCGCTGTTGGAGGCATTGGTGAATCCGTTAATACTCAGTCCGGGGAAGCCCAGTGTATTGGTGACGCCATCCTGCGCCAGTGCCAGCGCCGACATTTTTTCTAGCACGGCATCGGTACGATCCAGCGAAGCCGCATTCGGCAATTGGGCAAAAGCAATCAGGTATTGCTTGTCCTGCGCCGGAATATAGCCCGTCGGTGTGGTGGCAAACTGATAGCCCGTCAACCCCAGTAAGGCAACATAAGCCACAGCAGCGATCGCACCGGCACGAATGACTTTACGCACCACCACACCATAGCCATTCGACAAGGCACCGAAGACGCGGTTAAACGGGTTAAACAGCCAGCGGCCAAACAGACGGTCCATGCCACGGGTCAGCCAGTCTTTCGGCGCATCATGTCCTTTGAGCAATAGCGCGGATAATGCCGGACTCAGCGTCAGTGAGTTAATCGCGGAAATAAACGTTGAAATCGTAATCGTCAACGCAAACTGCTTGTAAAACTGACCGGTCAGTCCCGTCATGAATGCCGTCGGAATAAATACCGCAGCCAGTACCAGCGTGGTCGCGACAATCGGCCCGGTCACTTCGCGCATGGCTTTCACCGTCGCATCAACCGGGGACAATCCTTCACTGATATTCCGCTCGACGTTTTCCACCACCACGATGGCATCATCCACCACGATGCCGATTGCCAGCACCAGCCCGAAAAGTGACAGGGCATTGAGGGAGAATCCCATCAGCAGCATAAAGGCGAAGGTACCAATCAGTGAGACAGGCACCGCCACCAGCGGAATAATCGATGCCCGCCAGGTTTGCAGGAACAGCACCACCACGGCAACCACCAGCAGCACGGCTTCCAGCAGGGTTTGAATCACGGCTTCAATCGAGCCCCGCACAAAGACAGTCGGGTCGTAGGCGATTTCATAAGACACACCTTCCGGGAAGTCTTCCGCCAGACGCGCCATGGTCTCGCGAACATCATTGGAGATCTGAATCGCATTCGAGCCCGCGGCCTGGAAAATACCAATGGCTGCGGCATCCTGATTATCCAGCGTCGAACGCAGCGCGTAGGAATCCGCGCCCAGCTCAATCCGGGCGACATCTTTCAGGCGGCTGATTTCACCCTGCTCACCCACTCGGATGATGATGTTTTCAAACTCCTCAACAGTCGAGAGCCGCCCTTTCACATTGATCAGTAACTGATAATCCGAGTGGGTAGCCGGTTGGGTGCCCAGACTACCCGCAACGGCCTGCTGGTTCTGCTGACGAATCGCTTCGGCAATATCCGCCGGGGTCAGTTGCAACGCTGCGACCTGACCCGGATCCAACCAGACCCGCATACTGAAGTTGCCCGCACCAAAGGACCGGACAGAGCCGACACCACTGACTTTCGCCAGTTCATCCTTCACTTTGAGGTTGGCAAAATTGGATAAATACAGCATGTCGTAGCGATCATCCGGCGAGAACAGATGCACCACCATGGTCAGATTGGGGGATGACTTTTCCGTCACCACGCCCAGCCGCTGTACCTGCTGCGGCAAGCGCGGCAGTGCCCGGTCAACCCGGCTTTGCACCTGAGACACCGCCAGATCCACATCCGTACCGATGGCAAAAGTAATGGTCAGCGTCATCATGCCGTCGGCAGTGGACTGCGACGACATATACAGCATGTTCTCCACGCCATTGATTTCCTGCTCCAGCGGCGAAGCCACGGTCTGAGCAATCACGTCTGGG
Proteins encoded in this region:
- a CDS encoding LysR family transcriptional regulator; translated protein: MKSNYSLDDLRCFCTVARMGSFKAAAEQLGMPLSTLSRRIRQLETDLQLRLLNRDAHRVSLTHTGQQYFERSGALFDELSDIGEDLHRDKHEPQGKIRISAPINAGSQFLRTIFFDFLQQYPDIQLDLQFSNSLIDIEAQAMDVVFRVGSPVVENWIARPLKDIHFIVCGHPDYPVQAITHPEMLSEHPSIVCHPMSIWQLVHPKSGLEYDHQPAKGLRLEVDEIRMLTHAIQSGLGIGYIPDYFAVPMIKQGELSRVLADWQSQPRTLFMLYRDRDHLPMRVRLFVEFVMARFESMT
- the pip gene encoding prolyl aminopeptidase; amino-acid sequence: MEFLYPAIEPFKSGLLEVDDGIFIYWEASGNPNGIPALYLHGGPGGGIKKGYRRRYNPQKYLIISFEQRGCGRSRPLITDSLDFLHKFVTNEYILDIEKLRVHLNISSWLVSGMSWGTTLALAYAQAYPSRVSGLVLAAINLATPSEVRWITEDIRAIFPEEWKKFNEAVCPKLGQRLIDAYYDSVLSHDVGVRQRAYDAWCQWEIAHVSLDPLSTPNPSFDDDTYRAVFATQVIHFWKHGAFMDNSQLVNNMERLNSIPGVLIHGRLDVSSPIETAWKLNNAWSSATFVIVEDEGHGGPKMIQAFVEATDELLLKCIDCVSR
- a CDS encoding Arm DNA-binding domain-containing protein, whose translation is MQSKTRLTTTFLNNLKPNPRTAKSADYEVNLSAMKDSGLPTGVRCLVGKSGGKRFLLRYTSPVAGKKASIGLGKHPETDLFTLCKTAKEY
- a CDS encoding PD-(D/E)XK nuclease family protein yields the protein MNKPNLFRYATSELSQDAFLCWFLSWADPQYCQVDEALHQCALSFLKSLFSKHGKSLPTVNKVEITKQDSHIDVLCIVNDEFVVLIEDKTKTREHSDQLSRYFNAIKGRTYEVDNILPIYFKTFDQSCYRSIESNGYKVFSRKDFLDVLNKGDKINDSIFLDFRRHLQEIEKKVNSYLTTPPETWSGQAWAGFYMHLQKELGQGESTYAQFLSKPWIPANITCSK
- a CDS encoding efflux RND transporter permease subunit, which produces MFSQYFIRRPVFASVLSLLFVIVGSIAVWQLPITEYPEVVPPTVVVTAKYPGANPDVIAQTVASPLEQEINGVENMLYMSSQSTADGMMTLTITFAIGTDVDLAVSQVQSRVDRALPRLPQQVQRLGVVTEKSSPNLTMVVHLFSPDDRYDMLYLSNFANLKVKDELAKVSGVGSVRSFGAGNFSMRVWLDPGQVAALQLTPADIAEAIRQQNQQAVAGSLGTQPATHSDYQLLINVKGRLSTVEEFENIIIRVGEQGEISRLKDVARIELGADSYALRSTLDNQDAAAIGIFQAAGSNAIQISNDVRETMARLAEDFPEGVSYEIAYDPTVFVRGSIEAVIQTLLEAVLLVVAVVVLFLQTWRASIIPLVAVPVSLIGTFAFMLLMGFSLNALSLFGLVLAIGIVVDDAIVVVENVERNISEGLSPVDATVKAMREVTGPIVATTLVLAAVFIPTAFMTGLTGQFYKQFALTITISTFISAINSLTLSPALSALLLKGHDAPKDWLTRGMDRLFGRWLFNPFNRVFGALSNGYGVVVRKVIRAGAIAAVAYVALLGLTGYQFATTPTGYIPAQDKQYLIAFAQLPNAASLDRTDAVLEKMSALALAQDGVTNTLGFPGLSINGFTNASNSGIVFVMLDDFDQRQDPADSAYAIAARLNQQYAGIEEAFVAVFPPPPVMGLGTIGGFRLQIEDRNGLGFEALHQATMTVMQKAAATPELAGVFSGYQVNVPQLDIEVDRTKAMQQGVNLDMLFQTLQGYLSSTYVNDLNLFGRTYQVNMQADQAYRQDAAQVGQIKVRNDQGDMVPIDSFIHVKDTAGPDRVMHYNGFMTAEINGGPAPGYSSGEAQAAIEKILADTLPRGMDYEWTELTYQQMITGDSNLYVYPLVILLVFMVLAAQYESVRLPMAIILIIPLTLLSALSGVVLYGGDNNILTQIGFIVLVGLATKNAILIVEFAKELQDQGYSVKDAILEASRLRLRPILMTSIAFIMGVAPLVYSTGAGAEMRQAMGVAVFSGMIGVTVFGLLLTPLFYYLLAKRGQQKAPAATEPPALENVQEAS